A stretch of the Archangium violaceum genome encodes the following:
- a CDS encoding choice-of-anchor D domain-containing protein encodes MIRLNLLALLSCLGLFTACTSEEPRTDDTAWPSQERGDALAGDAGTSSDAGTSSDAGTSSDAGTSSDAGTSSDAGTSSDAGTSPAPVISPSPSPFSFGNQRVGTSSTFQKVMIANRGTAELIVNGVTVTSTTGPPDGGTFALDPSSPTFFTVQPGRQQEIQLSFSPTVKGDARGTLTLKSNAASSPTSVSLSGRGIAPDITVSPTTGLDFGNQLVGTPSTSKNVSITNSSAAEASLPITDVIVTGPFDWDSARFSPPLELDPGETTNIPVMFTPTAKDLATGTLKLITTDPTYPEIEVELRGNGVQAGIEADPKSLEFGEKRIGTDNSLPVTLSNPGAGTLTLGRPTINAPFRVGSLPSTLEPGKSTEFLVHFAPDSGTSYTGELSIPSNAPTSPIVITLRGTGTTGLIALDPAAGMKFGDQRYKTTGVQTATVRNIGTGPVRINNLVVAPPFKIRNLAGLGLPLSLASGSPPLSFEVEFTPDRLTSYSETLSVLSDATGGPHEITLTGRGVAPDISLNPSFVNFGNRKVGQSDWITVRLENPGEDRLTISRYTLSPTSSSDAGVDDVPFKILGLNAGTTVEAHEDIEFQVEFTPTNLGLRNTDLLIESDAYSGPRVLKLSGIGIGAKLEPSPTKVDFGNHPVTTTSTEFSLLLSNVGTDSVQIDAIDTSPPFKLESISQKLPFVLSGQNSAGDADGGSDGGISSLSLKLTFSPTTIGLATRDLNIATADGVVRVPLEGNGLGSEMVFSPNIADFKDLQVGSPSSPMVVRLINTGNADLTIRSIDEPGAPFTYSGLSANQVVKADAGTEFQVFFNPTTTGTINRSLTINSDSRVTPKALLTLRGNGIRAEAALWPAQLDFGPQRMGEPATLTATLTNTGTAPLQISKIEVPAAYRVDGLQISQILDVAGADGGTDGGNTAEFSVIFTPEMLGPDAGVGTIQIHSNARTSPTLLDLRGTGIGGRATLDVDAGVTLDFGEVQIGSLSGNQKSVRLVNTGNAKLKILNVKTSAQYAIDPPPPDGGLDIDLEPNEDRTFNVNFNPTTRGRTSGTLTFETDAPGNPNVNQALTGVGVGPQLVLLTSNPLRFGSAIVRDPEPDPSSLQDILIKNEGDTEVTINAFIFSSASTGPSATGDFKFDPDDQLPKVVKSGETVNFKLRFLPSVVGERNARLTFLTTAINPGSKEVSIDLTGTGTSPVLKISSPSINFGGVLVGTPADRSLDVINEGDGALTLTITDLSGVDPGKFLLEPKNQSIIVQPKSSSQLLVTFNPDETRRFSATLVLKSDDLSKPSVTVPITGDGINQELQLSENILDFGALLVGDPAQRTVSLTNISSKEISVTIQKPEGAGKSQFSVVSPETGTPVLVKPAESLQVKVSFTPAANAEVLASLPISSDSSQAAPLKVELRGLGVSSVLSASIARLDFGTVRAPATDEQRTFTLVNISSKEITLKPPELEGRQKDHFSIEPLDKSTLGPGESATIQVNYISPVAAVSEASLSFQSTPTQPQKSVVALAGKAVSSLFIVEPMSVEFGRVEISAQSAPKTITLTNQSSSPQLVQSVQSDSEAFQVNAKELLATAIPAGGTSTFTVSFLPKQGGPSEGNLQVTLQGEENPEVQIAVSGTGRSLDAEGGGCTCNSSGNGSLLALALLALASVRARRRSKAG; translated from the coding sequence ATGATCCGACTGAATCTCCTGGCCCTCCTCAGCTGCCTGGGCTTGTTCACCGCCTGTACGTCGGAGGAGCCGCGCACGGACGATACGGCATGGCCCTCGCAGGAGCGCGGCGATGCGCTGGCGGGCGACGCGGGCACCTCCTCCGACGCGGGCACCTCCTCCGACGCGGGCACCTCCTCCGACGCGGGCACCTCCTCCGACGCGGGCACCTCCTCCGACGCGGGCACCTCCTCCGACGCGGGCACCTCTCCCGCGCCCGTCATCTCGCCGAGCCCCTCTCCCTTCTCCTTCGGCAATCAGCGCGTGGGGACATCCAGCACGTTCCAGAAGGTGATGATCGCCAACAGAGGGACCGCCGAGCTCATCGTCAACGGCGTCACCGTCACCTCCACCACCGGCCCCCCCGACGGCGGCACCTTCGCGCTCGACCCCAGTTCGCCCACCTTCTTCACGGTGCAACCGGGCCGCCAGCAGGAGATCCAGTTGAGCTTCAGCCCCACCGTCAAGGGCGATGCCAGGGGCACCCTCACCCTCAAGAGCAATGCCGCCTCCTCCCCGACCTCCGTGAGCCTGTCCGGCAGGGGCATCGCTCCTGACATCACGGTGAGCCCCACCACCGGGCTCGATTTCGGCAACCAGCTCGTGGGGACCCCGAGTACCTCCAAGAACGTCTCCATCACCAACAGCAGCGCTGCCGAGGCCTCTCTCCCCATTACCGACGTCATCGTCACCGGGCCTTTCGACTGGGACAGCGCCAGGTTCTCTCCTCCGCTCGAGCTGGATCCCGGCGAAACGACGAACATCCCGGTGATGTTCACGCCCACGGCCAAGGATCTCGCCACGGGCACGCTGAAGCTCATCACCACCGATCCCACCTATCCGGAAATCGAAGTGGAGCTCCGGGGCAATGGAGTGCAGGCCGGTATCGAGGCGGACCCCAAGTCACTCGAGTTCGGCGAGAAGCGGATCGGGACCGACAACTCGCTGCCGGTCACCCTCAGCAATCCCGGGGCGGGCACGCTCACTCTGGGCAGACCCACGATCAACGCCCCCTTCAGGGTCGGGAGCCTGCCGAGCACGCTCGAACCAGGGAAGAGCACCGAATTCCTGGTCCACTTCGCGCCCGACAGCGGCACGTCGTACACGGGCGAGCTCTCCATTCCGAGCAACGCCCCCACCTCGCCCATCGTCATCACGCTGCGGGGCACGGGAACCACCGGACTGATCGCGCTCGACCCGGCGGCGGGGATGAAGTTCGGCGACCAACGGTACAAAACCACCGGCGTTCAAACCGCGACCGTCCGCAACATCGGCACCGGGCCGGTCCGGATCAACAACCTGGTGGTGGCGCCCCCCTTCAAAATCAGGAATCTCGCCGGGCTCGGACTGCCGCTGAGCCTCGCTTCCGGGAGCCCCCCCCTCTCTTTCGAGGTGGAATTCACCCCCGACAGACTCACCTCCTACTCGGAGACGCTCTCCGTGCTGTCGGATGCCACTGGAGGCCCGCATGAGATCACGCTCACGGGCAGGGGCGTCGCTCCGGACATCTCGCTCAATCCTTCCTTCGTGAACTTCGGAAATCGGAAGGTGGGCCAGAGCGACTGGATCACCGTGCGCCTCGAGAATCCGGGAGAGGACCGCCTCACGATCTCCAGATACACCCTCTCCCCGACCTCCTCCTCGGATGCCGGGGTGGATGATGTGCCGTTCAAGATCCTGGGATTGAACGCCGGGACCACGGTGGAGGCGCACGAAGACATCGAGTTCCAGGTCGAGTTCACGCCCACCAACCTGGGTCTGAGGAACACGGATCTCCTCATCGAGTCCGACGCGTACAGTGGGCCCCGGGTGCTGAAGCTGAGCGGTATTGGCATCGGCGCCAAGTTGGAGCCCTCGCCCACGAAGGTGGACTTCGGTAACCATCCGGTGACCACCACCAGCACGGAGTTCTCGCTCCTCCTCTCCAACGTCGGCACCGACTCGGTTCAGATCGACGCGATCGATACCTCCCCTCCCTTCAAGCTGGAGTCGATCAGCCAGAAGCTTCCGTTCGTGCTCTCGGGGCAGAACAGCGCGGGCGATGCGGACGGGGGCAGCGATGGTGGAATCAGTTCCCTCTCCCTGAAATTGACCTTCAGCCCCACCACGATCGGCCTGGCCACCCGGGACCTCAACATCGCGACCGCGGACGGCGTCGTGAGGGTGCCACTGGAGGGCAACGGCCTGGGCTCGGAGATGGTGTTCAGCCCCAACATCGCCGACTTCAAGGATCTGCAGGTGGGCTCGCCCAGCAGTCCGATGGTGGTTCGACTCATCAACACGGGCAACGCCGACCTCACCATCAGGAGCATCGATGAACCCGGCGCTCCGTTCACCTACTCTGGATTGAGCGCGAATCAGGTGGTCAAGGCGGACGCGGGCACCGAATTCCAGGTGTTCTTCAATCCCACCACGACGGGAACCATCAACAGATCCCTCACGATCAACTCGGATTCGCGCGTAACCCCCAAGGCATTGCTCACCCTTCGAGGCAATGGCATCCGGGCGGAAGCAGCGCTGTGGCCGGCCCAGCTCGACTTCGGGCCGCAGCGGATGGGAGAGCCCGCCACCTTGACCGCCACCCTCACCAACACTGGCACGGCCCCGCTGCAGATTTCCAAGATCGAGGTTCCGGCCGCCTACAGGGTCGACGGGCTCCAGATCTCACAGATCCTCGACGTGGCGGGCGCCGATGGAGGCACCGATGGGGGGAACACCGCCGAGTTCTCGGTGATCTTCACGCCAGAGATGCTGGGCCCCGACGCGGGTGTTGGAACGATCCAGATCCACAGCAACGCCCGCACGAGCCCCACCCTCCTGGACCTCAGGGGGACTGGCATCGGAGGCCGAGCGACACTGGATGTGGATGCGGGAGTGACCCTGGATTTCGGAGAGGTGCAGATCGGAAGCCTCTCGGGGAACCAGAAGAGCGTCCGCCTCGTCAACACCGGGAACGCGAAGCTGAAGATCCTGAACGTCAAGACCAGCGCCCAGTATGCCATCGATCCGCCGCCCCCCGACGGTGGCCTCGACATCGACCTGGAGCCGAACGAGGACAGGACGTTCAACGTCAACTTCAACCCCACCACCCGCGGCCGAACTTCGGGCACCCTCACCTTCGAAACCGATGCCCCGGGGAACCCCAACGTCAATCAGGCGCTCACGGGCGTGGGCGTGGGGCCCCAGCTGGTACTGCTCACGTCGAACCCGCTCCGGTTCGGCTCGGCCATCGTGAGGGATCCCGAGCCCGATCCCTCGTCCCTGCAGGACATCCTCATCAAGAACGAGGGCGACACCGAGGTCACGATCAACGCGTTCATCTTCTCGTCGGCATCAACGGGCCCCAGCGCCACGGGGGATTTCAAGTTCGATCCCGATGACCAACTCCCGAAGGTGGTGAAGAGCGGCGAGACCGTCAACTTCAAGCTGCGCTTCCTCCCCAGTGTGGTGGGAGAGCGCAATGCCCGGCTCACCTTCCTCACCACCGCCATCAACCCGGGCAGCAAGGAGGTGTCGATCGATCTCACCGGCACGGGGACCTCGCCGGTATTGAAGATCTCGTCGCCGTCGATCAACTTCGGGGGTGTGCTGGTGGGAACTCCCGCCGACAGGTCTCTCGACGTCATCAACGAGGGCGATGGGGCGCTCACGCTCACCATCACCGACCTGAGCGGAGTGGATCCGGGCAAATTCCTCCTGGAGCCGAAGAACCAGTCGATCATCGTGCAGCCGAAGAGCTCCTCGCAGCTCCTGGTGACGTTCAACCCGGACGAGACGCGACGCTTCTCCGCCACGCTGGTGCTGAAATCGGACGACCTGTCGAAGCCGAGCGTGACGGTGCCCATCACCGGCGACGGCATCAACCAGGAGCTCCAGCTCTCGGAGAACATCCTGGACTTCGGCGCGCTGCTGGTGGGCGACCCCGCGCAGCGCACCGTCTCCCTCACCAACATCAGCTCCAAGGAGATCTCCGTCACCATCCAGAAGCCGGAGGGAGCCGGGAAGTCCCAGTTCAGTGTCGTCTCTCCAGAAACAGGGACACCGGTCCTGGTGAAGCCGGCGGAGAGCCTCCAGGTGAAGGTGTCCTTCACTCCGGCAGCCAACGCCGAGGTGTTGGCCTCCCTCCCCATCTCCAGCGACTCGTCGCAAGCGGCACCGCTAAAGGTGGAGCTGCGTGGCCTCGGTGTGTCCTCCGTGCTCTCGGCGTCCATCGCCCGGCTGGACTTCGGAACGGTGCGCGCACCGGCCACGGACGAGCAGAGGACCTTCACCCTCGTCAACATCAGCAGCAAGGAGATCACCCTCAAACCTCCGGAGCTGGAGGGCCGTCAGAAAGATCACTTCTCCATCGAGCCACTGGACAAGAGCACGCTCGGGCCGGGCGAATCCGCCACCATCCAGGTGAACTACATCTCGCCGGTGGCGGCCGTGTCCGAGGCCTCTCTGTCCTTCCAATCGACACCGACCCAGCCCCAGAAGTCGGTGGTGGCCCTGGCCGGCAAGGCGGTGTCGAGCCTCTTCATCGTCGAGCCGATGAGCGTGGAGTTCGGCCGGGTGGAGATCAGTGCCCAGAGCGCGCCGAAGACGATCACCCTCACCAACCAGTCCTCCTCGCCGCAGCTCGTGCAGAGCGTGCAGTCCGACAGCGAGGCCTTCCAGGTGAACGCCAAGGAGTTGCTGGCCACCGCCATCCCGGCGGGCGGGACCAGCACCTTCACGGTGAGCTTCCTCCCCAAGCAGGGGGGACCGAGCGAGGGCAACCTGCAGGTGACGCTCCAGGGAGAGGAGAACCCCGAGGTGCAGATCGCGGTGAGCGGCACGGGCCGCAGCCTCGACGCGGAGGGCGGCGGGTGTACGTGCAACAGCAGCGGCAACGGAAGCCTGCTGGCATTGGCGCTGCTGGCGCTCGCGTCCGTGCGTGCGCGGCGCCGGTCGAAGGCGGGTTGA
- a CDS encoding OmpA family protein: MCPRPSPRMLLALAVLAASPAWTQDEPTPLPGFELERLDPNPGLGSLLVGSGETLPIGGLRLMLLGNYQHQPLRLLDEEQQLEIVKNRVVGVLSGSYGVFSWLEVGAQLPVVLWQRGEDPRIGGFTTLAPQGLGTPQVHARLGLLSQRAQQPVDLSMDLVLGIPVGSADALSRDPGLRFLSRVVLGGRMGQVRPSLEAGVLLHPSVPLGASVGAKEIAGPEIRVGLGLSTVTAPLRGELSARASLPSTSPQASVEVMGGLRYQIRPGMELFGMGGPGFGLFPGTPLFRVVAGLTYTMEPPPRLVFIDEIPARQLQLQEAVRQAMRQAEEDARGPRPVSVWELNALSLEDPDKMMPDPRPLEGSTGSSGPPEPYEGEARPFQPSSPERLVLRGTVLFEQGSAKLPDSLPLLDQMAQILQELPESATVLIEGHSDAEGSVAYRRALSMLRAKAVRKYLIYRGVAAKRLQLRGFGADWPASTNTTEEGRRLNRRAELLILTAPPPGATAMPVP, translated from the coding sequence ATGTGCCCACGACCTTCTCCCCGGATGCTCCTGGCGCTCGCGGTGCTGGCGGCATCCCCGGCCTGGACGCAGGATGAGCCCACGCCGCTGCCCGGCTTCGAGCTGGAGCGCCTGGATCCCAACCCGGGGCTCGGCTCGCTGTTGGTGGGGAGCGGCGAGACGCTGCCCATTGGCGGCCTGCGCCTGATGCTCCTGGGCAACTACCAACACCAGCCCCTGCGGCTGCTGGATGAGGAACAGCAGCTGGAGATCGTCAAGAATCGGGTGGTGGGGGTGCTGTCCGGCTCCTATGGCGTGTTCTCCTGGCTCGAGGTGGGCGCCCAGCTCCCCGTGGTGCTCTGGCAGCGCGGCGAGGATCCGCGCATCGGTGGCTTCACCACCCTCGCCCCGCAGGGTCTCGGAACGCCCCAGGTCCACGCGCGGCTGGGGCTGCTGTCGCAGCGCGCCCAGCAGCCGGTGGACCTGTCGATGGATCTGGTGCTGGGAATTCCGGTGGGGAGCGCGGATGCGCTGTCCCGCGATCCGGGGCTGCGCTTCCTGTCCCGGGTGGTGCTGGGCGGGCGGATGGGTCAGGTGCGGCCGTCGCTCGAGGCGGGCGTGCTGCTGCACCCCTCCGTACCGCTCGGTGCCAGCGTGGGCGCGAAGGAGATCGCCGGCCCGGAGATCCGCGTGGGCCTGGGGCTGAGCACGGTGACGGCTCCGCTGCGCGGGGAGCTGTCCGCGCGGGCCTCGCTCCCGTCCACGTCCCCCCAGGCCTCGGTGGAGGTGATGGGCGGCCTGCGCTACCAGATCCGCCCCGGAATGGAGCTCTTCGGCATGGGAGGCCCTGGCTTCGGCCTGTTCCCGGGCACGCCCCTCTTCCGCGTGGTGGCCGGCCTGACCTACACGATGGAGCCGCCGCCCCGGCTCGTGTTCATCGACGAGATCCCGGCCCGCCAGCTCCAGCTCCAGGAAGCCGTGAGGCAGGCGATGCGCCAGGCAGAGGAGGACGCGCGAGGCCCCAGGCCCGTCAGCGTCTGGGAGCTCAACGCCCTCTCCCTCGAGGATCCGGACAAGATGATGCCGGACCCCAGGCCCCTGGAGGGAAGCACCGGCTCCTCCGGGCCTCCGGAGCCCTACGAGGGGGAGGCGCGGCCCTTCCAGCCGAGCTCGCCCGAGCGGCTCGTGCTGCGCGGCACGGTGCTCTTCGAGCAGGGCAGCGCGAAGCTGCCGGACTCGCTGCCGCTGTTGGATCAAATGGCCCAGATCCTCCAGGAATTGCCGGAGAGCGCCACCGTGCTCATCGAGGGGCACTCGGATGCCGAGGGCAGCGTGGCGTACCGGCGGGCACTGTCGATGCTGCGCGCCAAGGCCGTGCGCAAGTACCTCATCTATCGGGGCGTGGCCGCGAAGCGCTTGCAGCTCCGTGGCTTCGGCGCGGACTGGCCCGCGAGCACCAACACCACCGAGGAGGGCCGCCGGCTGAACCGCCGGGCGGAGCTGCTCATCCTCACCGCGCCGCCCCCGGGTGCGACGGCGATGCCCGTACCGTAG
- a CDS encoding AMP-binding protein, with amino-acid sequence MPFDVRKILEQLGTGSADVGVPAWLQESWGDPEGFAVALATASVGRGPPLKSRPGQHHDFFHDLIARHANTDLIALRTWSKAHGWRTLGYRQLHEQAARRATTWAQQGVKPGARVCLLYHPGPELLVSLAAALGLGACISILPPQGRGFLTRRLTALAPEHIAAEPHQALLLGDFEKLLLHGRGNASPAFTSHTYKPAEPVGLLFSPLAEPPDVPVPLTADDAWHGALVDGLLTFGLGPGEHLAAPGFHPLQHLPALLFATLLRGATFLHLEPADLETNPAPLTEHPLRALGVTPALRDVLLKTRTRLEKVGHWFRNPEEPLDWQSWREWVKQCGLSSVPTSNVLVDAAAGGAVLCSPRRVGDIHLDAAPAPGRRWALKDLNLSGQEAPGDVGLFTLLPDKDRPLPYVILSRVHGQYLYGGTRNARREGRVYPAAEVMETLESLASLRGTSVFAVPVGGTSGQHRHLLLAFTGARQPDGGTLQQEIRRCIELQLGAEHLPDRYEFFPLYPRRKKGRIDEAWCHWQYQTGALHKKSTDALAQALTALRGHVLDTEGKPGDDDPAGQP; translated from the coding sequence ATGCCCTTCGACGTGAGGAAGATTCTCGAGCAGCTCGGCACGGGCTCCGCCGACGTGGGCGTGCCGGCCTGGCTCCAGGAGAGCTGGGGCGATCCAGAAGGGTTCGCCGTCGCGCTGGCCACCGCGAGCGTGGGCCGGGGCCCGCCGCTCAAGAGCCGCCCCGGCCAGCACCATGACTTCTTCCACGATCTGATCGCCCGCCACGCGAACACGGACCTCATCGCCCTGCGCACCTGGAGCAAGGCACACGGCTGGCGGACGCTCGGCTATCGCCAGCTCCACGAACAGGCGGCGCGGCGGGCCACGACGTGGGCGCAGCAGGGCGTGAAGCCCGGGGCGAGGGTGTGCCTGCTCTACCACCCGGGGCCCGAGCTGCTCGTCTCGCTGGCGGCGGCGCTGGGCCTGGGCGCCTGCATCAGCATCCTGCCCCCCCAGGGCCGCGGCTTCCTCACGCGCCGCCTCACCGCGCTCGCCCCCGAGCACATCGCCGCCGAGCCCCACCAGGCGCTCCTGCTCGGGGACTTCGAGAAGCTGCTGCTGCACGGCCGTGGCAACGCCTCGCCCGCCTTCACCTCGCACACCTACAAGCCGGCCGAGCCGGTGGGGCTCCTCTTCTCGCCGCTGGCGGAGCCACCGGACGTCCCCGTGCCCCTCACCGCGGACGACGCCTGGCATGGGGCGCTGGTGGATGGACTGCTCACCTTCGGCCTGGGCCCCGGCGAGCACCTGGCCGCGCCCGGCTTCCACCCGCTGCAGCACCTGCCCGCCCTGCTCTTCGCCACCCTGCTGCGCGGCGCCACCTTCCTCCACCTCGAGCCGGCCGACCTCGAGACGAACCCCGCCCCGCTGACGGAGCACCCGCTGCGCGCGCTCGGCGTCACCCCGGCCCTGCGTGACGTGCTGCTGAAGACGCGCACCCGGCTCGAGAAGGTGGGCCACTGGTTCCGCAACCCCGAGGAGCCGCTCGACTGGCAGAGCTGGCGCGAGTGGGTGAAGCAGTGCGGGCTGTCCTCGGTGCCCACCTCCAACGTGCTCGTCGACGCGGCGGCTGGAGGCGCGGTGCTCTGCTCCCCGCGACGCGTGGGTGACATCCACCTCGACGCGGCCCCGGCCCCGGGCCGCCGCTGGGCGCTGAAGGATCTCAACCTCAGTGGCCAGGAGGCACCGGGCGACGTGGGCCTCTTCACCCTGCTGCCCGACAAGGACCGGCCACTCCCCTATGTCATCCTCTCGCGCGTCCATGGCCAGTACCTCTACGGTGGCACGCGCAACGCACGGCGGGAGGGGCGCGTCTACCCCGCCGCCGAGGTGATGGAGACGCTGGAGTCCCTCGCCTCACTGCGCGGCACCTCCGTGTTCGCCGTGCCCGTTGGAGGCACGTCCGGTCAACATCGCCACCTGTTGCTCGCCTTCACCGGCGCGCGGCAGCCGGACGGCGGCACGCTCCAGCAGGAGATCCGCCGCTGTATCGAGTTGCAGCTCGGCGCCGAGCACCTGCCGGATCGCTACGAGTTCTTCCCCCTCTACCCGCGGCGG